The Acidimicrobiales bacterium genomic interval AGGCCGGCACACCGATGCCGAACATGGTCAACAGAACCGGCTCGTCGGGCACCGGATGGGGCTCGTCGTCGGAATGTGCCGTCTTGTTCGGGTCAACGGGATTGGGCGTGTCCGAGACCCGCATCCTGAGTGAGGTGGCTCGGGCCACCTCCCGATCCTCGCCATCGAACAACGAGGCCCGCACGACCTGGATGCGACGGCCCGACCGAAGCACCTCGACCTCGGGGCGTAGCGGCGTCATGGGCGCGCCACGCATCATGTCCACGGTGTGGCGGGCCGTGCGCATGGGCGACGGGGCGGGCACCGCCTCGACCAGGTGGGCCAGGACCCCCGAGATCGGTCCGCCATGTTGGATCGTCGGATCCCACGGGCCGCCGGTCAGCCGACCGGGAATGAGCAGGCCGTCCTGTTCGGCGTAGAACGGCTCGTCGGAGTACGCGTGGTCCGTCTGGGCTGGTTTCCCGGTCACCGTCAGATCATGCCGTCCGGCCGAGCAGCGACAGGAGTCGGACACCCGCCGGTGCACCGTCGGGCGGCATGACCGTCGGACCGAAGTGGCCCGAGAGCGCGTCTGAACCAGCCAACGGCATCCAGAAGTCGAGGCACCGTTCGGCCAGGGCCTCGGGCAGCGCGATATCGGTTCCGCACGCCCGGGCTAGGTCCCAACCGTGGACGAGGTTCTCGGTCACCCGGAAGCCGATGATCACCGCGCCGGGCAGCTCGCCCACCGCGTAGGGGTGCATGGCGTCGAGCACACCGTCGACCGAAGCCGACTCGATGGCTGCCAGCACCGTGCCCCTCCAGGCGGCCATGGGGTTGAGTCCCAGGATCGACGGGTCGGCTTGGGACTCCCATGCCCCACCGTCGCGGAGCACCCGTGTGACCAGCGCCTCGCCGGTGACCACGTGGGCGACCAGCATGCGGACGTCCCAGTCAGGGCACCCAGTCTCGGCCATCCAGTCCAGTTCGGTTACCTCGGCGAGGCGTTCTCCGAAGAAGGCGCACGCCGAGGTGTAGGCGGCGAGGGTGTCAGTTCGTTCGCCGTCGGTCAACGGGCCCGGGCTCACTCCCACTCGATGGTGCCGGGCGGTTTGGACGTGATGTCGTAGGCCACCCGATTGACGCCGTCGACCTCGTTGATGATGCGGTTGGACATCTTCTCGAGCAGGTCATAGGGCAGTCGGGCCCAGTCGGCCGTCATGGCGTCCTCGCTGGTGACCGCTCGGATGATGATCGGTTTGGCGTAGGTGCGCTCGTCGCCCAAGAAGCCCACAGACCCGATGTCGGGGAGCACGGCGAAGGCCTGCCAGACCTCGCGCTCCAAGCCGGCGCTACGAACCTCCTCGCGGACGATCAGGTCAGCGGCCTGAAGGATGGCCGTGGCCTCCGGGGTGACCTCGCCGATGATGCGTACACCGAGGCCGGGACCGGGGAACGGTTGGCGCCAAACGATCTCGTCGGGCAGCCCCAACTCGGAGCCCACGGCCCGCACCTCGTCCTTGAACAGGTTGCGAAGCGGCTCAACGAGGGCGAAGTTCATGTCGTCGGGCAAACCACCTACGTTGTGGTGGCTCTTGATCTTGGCCGCATCCTTGGTGCCCGACTCGATGACGTCGGGGTACAGCGTCCCCTGGACGAGGAAGCGGGCGTCGGTGATCCCGCCCGAGGCATCCTCGAAGATCCGGATGAAGAGTTCGCCTATGGCCTTGCGCTTGCCCTCCGGATCGGTGACCCCGGCCAGCTTTTCGAAAAAGCGGTCGGCGGCCCGCACGTGGATGAGTTCGATGCCCTGAGTCTTCTGGAAGGTCTCGACGACCTGCTCGCCCTCGCCGGCTCGCATGAGGCCGGTGTCAACGAACACGCAGGTCAGTTGATCCCCGATGGCATTGTGCACCAGCGCGGCGGCGACCGCTGAGTCGACGCCACCGGACAGCCCGCAGATGGCCTGTCCGGTGCCCACCTGTTCGCGGATGGCATCCACCGACGAGTCGATGACCGAGGCCATCGTCCAATCCCCGGCACAGCCGCACACGTCGCGGACGAAGCGGCTGAGCAGATCCTGGCCGCATGGCGTGTGATGGACCTCGGGGTGGAACTGGACGGCGTACAAGCCGGCGTCGGGCGCCTCAAAGGCGGCCACCGGGGCGTCGGGCGACGAGGCGGTCACCGCGGCGCCGGCCGGCGGCTCGGTGATGGCGTCGAAGTGGCTCATCCAGACTGGATGGGTGCCGGTTCCAGCGTCAACCAGCAGGGCGCCTGGTTCGGCAACGGTCAGGTCGGTGCGGCCGTACTCTCCCCGCTCGTTGCGACCCACCGTGCCGCCACGCTGGTGCGCAACGAGTTGGGCTCCGTAGCAGATGCCCAGGATGGGCACGCCGAGGTCGTAGACGCCGGGGTCGATGCGCGGGGCGCCGGCCACGTGGACCGAAGCCGGCCCGCCACTGAAGATGATCCCGGACGGTGCCCGGGCGGCGAACTCCTCGGCCGTCAGGTCGTGGGGGACGATCTCGCTATAGACGTCGGCTTCGCGTACCCGTCGGGCGATGAGTTGCGCGTACTGAGCCCCGAAGTCGACGACCAGGATGCGGTCGTTGGCGTGGGCCCTCCCACCAGGGATCTTGGTCACTGGGTCGGAGCGGTAGGCCTAGTGGCCCATCCCGACGCCCTGGGACTTCTGCAACGCCTTGCCCTCGGTCTGGAGCGCCGGGGCCACCATGACCTCGGCCTTCTGAAACTCCTTCACGTCGACGTAGCCGCAGGTCGCCATCGAGGTACGCAGTCCTCCGAACAGGTTCAGTTTGCCGTCGTTCTCGTTGGCCGGGCCGAGGAGGATCTCCTCCAGCGTGCCCCGGGTAGTGGTCTGGACTCGGGCGCCGCGCGGCAGCGTCGGATGGAAGGTGGCCATCCCCCAGTGGTAGCCGTGGCCGGGCGCCTCGCTGGCGGCGGCCAACGGCGAGCCGATCATCACAGCGTCGGCGCCACACACGATGGCCTTGGAGATGTCGCCCCCGGTAGCCATGCCGCCATCAGCGATGACTTGGCAGTAGACGCCGGTCTCGTCGAGGTGGCGCATACGGGCCGCCCGAACGTCGGCGATGGCTGTGGCCTGCGGAACGCCGAGGCCGAGCACCCCGCGGGTGGTACAGGCGTGGCCGGGTCCGACGCCGACCAGCACACCGGCCGCCCCGGTACGCATCAGATGGAGGGCCGCCTTATTGGTGGCACAGCCGCCCACGATTACTGGGATATCTAGTTGACGGATGAACGTCTTGAGGTTCAGCGGTTCAACGGTGGACGACACGTGCTCGGCCGACACGACAGTGCCCTGGATGACCAGCATGTCGGGCTCGCCGGCCAAGATCTCGTCCAGCAGGGCATTGGTGCGCTGTGGTGTGACCGACACGCACGACACGACCCCGGCGGCGTTGATCTCGCGGATCCGCTCGGTGACCAGGCCGGGGATGAGGGGCTGCTGGTTAAGCTCTTGCATCCGCTTGGTGGCCTTTTCGGTCGGCAGTTCAGCGATCTCGGCAAGGACGGAATCGGCGTCCTCGTAGCGGGTCCACAGGCCCTCAAGGTTGAGCACGCCCACGCCGCCCAGGCGGCCAATCTCGATAGCGGTGGCTGGGCTGACCACGCCATCCATGGCTGACGCCATGAGAGGTAGCTCGAACCGGTAGGCATCGATCTGCCAGGAGATGTCGACGTCCTC includes:
- a CDS encoding thioesterase family protein — protein: MTGKPAQTDHAYSDEPFYAEQDGLLIPGRLTGGPWDPTIQHGGPISGVLAHLVEAVPAPSPMRTARHTVDMMRGAPMTPLRPEVEVLRSGRRIQVVRASLFDGEDREVARATSLRMRVSDTPNPVDPNKTAHSDDEPHPVPDEPVLLTMFGIGVPAFLQAVEFRRTGEYRDGAPGLVWLRMHNTMVEGRPTSAFVRLATVADMASMAAQYLSPEEWTTINADLAVTAFRDPVGDWVGIRGLHKNDGDGIGLSEAVLYDLDGRVGRATASILIEPR
- a CDS encoding TIGR03086 family metal-binding protein, producing the protein MSPGPLTDGERTDTLAAYTSACAFFGERLAEVTELDWMAETGCPDWDVRMLVAHVVTGEALVTRVLRDGGAWESQADPSILGLNPMAAWRGTVLAAIESASVDGVLDAMHPYAVGELPGAVIIGFRVTENLVHGWDLARACGTDIALPEALAERCLDFWMPLAGSDALSGHFGPTVMPPDGAPAGVRLLSLLGRTA
- the guaA gene encoding glutamine-hydrolyzing GMP synthase, translated to MTKIPGGRAHANDRILVVDFGAQYAQLIARRVREADVYSEIVPHDLTAEEFAARAPSGIIFSGGPASVHVAGAPRIDPGVYDLGVPILGICYGAQLVAHQRGGTVGRNERGEYGRTDLTVAEPGALLVDAGTGTHPVWMSHFDAITEPPAGAAVTASSPDAPVAAFEAPDAGLYAVQFHPEVHHTPCGQDLLSRFVRDVCGCAGDWTMASVIDSSVDAIREQVGTGQAICGLSGGVDSAVAAALVHNAIGDQLTCVFVDTGLMRAGEGEQVVETFQKTQGIELIHVRAADRFFEKLAGVTDPEGKRKAIGELFIRIFEDASGGITDARFLVQGTLYPDVIESGTKDAAKIKSHHNVGGLPDDMNFALVEPLRNLFKDEVRAVGSELGLPDEIVWRQPFPGPGLGVRIIGEVTPEATAILQAADLIVREEVRSAGLEREVWQAFAVLPDIGSVGFLGDERTYAKPIIIRAVTSEDAMTADWARLPYDLLEKMSNRIINEVDGVNRVAYDITSKPPGTIEWE
- a CDS encoding GuaB3 family IMP dehydrogenase-related protein; this encodes MAEIEIGMGKSGRRAYGFDDIAIVPSRRTRDPEDVDISWQIDAYRFELPLMASAMDGVVSPATAIEIGRLGGVGVLNLEGLWTRYEDADSVLAEIAELPTEKATKRMQELNQQPLIPGLVTERIREINAAGVVSCVSVTPQRTNALLDEILAGEPDMLVIQGTVVSAEHVSSTVEPLNLKTFIRQLDIPVIVGGCATNKAALHLMRTGAAGVLVGVGPGHACTTRGVLGLGVPQATAIADVRAARMRHLDETGVYCQVIADGGMATGGDISKAIVCGADAVMIGSPLAAASEAPGHGYHWGMATFHPTLPRGARVQTTTRGTLEEILLGPANENDGKLNLFGGLRTSMATCGYVDVKEFQKAEVMVAPALQTEGKALQKSQGVGMGH